One part of the Lapillicoccus jejuensis genome encodes these proteins:
- a CDS encoding FMN reductase encodes MTTRTLAVVSAGLSQPSSTRLLADRLAAATADRLREQGDDVVLETVDLRDLAHDVTNAMLTGFPSEALEAAQRAVTGADGLVAVTPIFSASYSGLFKSFVDTLEMGSLAGMPVLLGATGGTARHSLALDFALRPLFAYLRASVAPTAVFAATDDWASAASNGLGGRITAAGAEFGDLLAGSARRAPADPFADVVPFERLLRGEA; translated from the coding sequence ATGACCACCCGCACCCTCGCCGTCGTCTCGGCCGGTCTGTCGCAGCCCTCGTCGACGCGGCTGCTCGCCGACCGGCTGGCCGCCGCCACCGCCGACCGCCTGCGCGAGCAGGGGGACGACGTCGTCCTCGAGACCGTCGACCTGCGCGACCTCGCCCACGACGTCACCAACGCGATGCTCACCGGCTTCCCCTCCGAGGCGCTGGAGGCGGCCCAGCGGGCCGTCACCGGCGCCGACGGGCTGGTCGCGGTGACGCCGATCTTCAGCGCGTCGTACAGCGGGTTGTTCAAGTCGTTCGTCGACACCCTCGAGATGGGGTCGCTGGCCGGGATGCCGGTCCTGCTCGGCGCGACCGGCGGGACGGCGCGGCACTCTCTCGCGCTCGACTTCGCCCTGCGGCCGCTGTTCGCCTACCTCAGGGCGAGCGTCGCCCCGACCGCCGTGTTCGCGGCGACGGACGACTGGGCGTCGGCCGCGAGCAACGGCCTGGGCGGGCGGATCACGGCGGCGGGCGCCGAGTTCGGCGACCTGCTCGCCGGCTCCGCCCGCCGGGCCCCCGCCGACCCGTTCGCCGACGTCGTCCCCTTCGAGCGGCTGCTGCGCGGCGAGGCCTGA
- the fadD5 gene encoding fatty-acid--CoA ligase FadD5, which translates to MTGTPPGAEPTRSTRHHWMTWVATHALMRPDDVAFRFLGHDTTWSDLHRRVSALASGLARRRVTAGDRVLLITLNRTEFFETVLAVNALGAIAVPVNFRLTPPEASALAQDCGATAVVTEPALLPLAVAVRGAVPALSLVLVMGAETDGDLLGYEQVLAEGESDGEPADLPDVAEDTTALILYTSGTTGRPKGAMLSHVNLATQALTCLRAFASTEDDIGFMAAPGFHVAALGAVAPNLLLGIRTVIHPLREFSATDILDTWERERVTSVFLVPTQWQAVCADPGVGQRDLALRCISWGAAPASDTLLRQMADTFPDAQNVAVFGQTEMSPITCVLRGEDALRKLGSVGRVIPTVQARVVDSFGQDVPRGEVGEIVYRGPTLMKGYWNAPEATAEAFEGGWFHSGDLVRQDDEGFVWVVDRKKDMLISGGENIYCAEVENAVAAHPDVLEVAVVGRADERWGEVPVAVVALREGAPDLEVEALRAFLRDRLASYKHPRVVERVERLPRNASGKVVKPQLRAQVGS; encoded by the coding sequence GTGACGGGCACGCCGCCCGGCGCCGAGCCGACCCGCTCGACGCGGCACCACTGGATGACGTGGGTGGCCACCCACGCGCTCATGCGTCCCGACGACGTCGCGTTCCGCTTCCTGGGCCACGACACGACGTGGTCCGACCTCCACCGGCGGGTGTCCGCACTGGCCTCCGGTCTCGCGCGGCGCCGGGTGACGGCGGGGGATCGTGTCCTGCTGATCACCCTCAACCGCACCGAGTTCTTCGAGACCGTCCTCGCCGTCAACGCTCTCGGCGCGATCGCCGTCCCGGTCAACTTCCGGCTCACCCCGCCCGAGGCGAGCGCCCTCGCGCAGGACTGCGGGGCCACGGCGGTGGTCACCGAGCCAGCGCTGCTGCCCCTGGCCGTGGCCGTACGGGGCGCCGTACCGGCGCTGTCGCTCGTGCTCGTCATGGGCGCCGAGACGGACGGCGACCTGCTCGGTTACGAGCAGGTCCTGGCCGAGGGCGAGTCCGACGGCGAGCCGGCCGACCTGCCCGACGTCGCGGAGGACACGACCGCGCTCATCCTCTACACGAGCGGCACCACCGGCCGGCCCAAGGGCGCGATGCTCAGCCACGTCAACCTCGCCACGCAGGCGCTGACGTGCCTCCGGGCGTTCGCCAGTACGGAGGACGACATCGGTTTCATGGCGGCGCCGGGCTTCCACGTCGCCGCCCTCGGCGCGGTGGCGCCGAACCTGCTGCTCGGCATCCGCACCGTCATCCACCCCCTGCGCGAGTTCTCGGCGACGGACATCCTCGACACCTGGGAGCGCGAGCGGGTGACCTCGGTCTTCCTCGTGCCCACCCAGTGGCAGGCCGTGTGTGCGGACCCGGGCGTGGGCCAGCGCGACCTCGCGCTGCGCTGCATCAGCTGGGGGGCCGCCCCGGCGAGCGACACCCTGCTGCGGCAGATGGCCGACACCTTTCCCGACGCGCAGAACGTCGCCGTCTTCGGGCAGACCGAGATGTCGCCTATCACCTGCGTCCTGCGGGGCGAGGACGCGCTGCGCAAGCTCGGCTCGGTCGGCCGTGTGATCCCCACCGTGCAGGCGCGGGTCGTGGACTCGTTCGGGCAGGACGTGCCGCGCGGTGAGGTGGGCGAGATCGTCTACCGGGGGCCGACGCTGATGAAGGGTTACTGGAACGCCCCTGAGGCGACGGCCGAGGCGTTCGAGGGCGGCTGGTTCCACTCGGGCGACCTCGTGCGGCAGGACGACGAGGGGTTCGTCTGGGTCGTCGACCGGAAGAAGGACATGCTCATCTCCGGCGGGGAGAACATCTACTGCGCCGAGGTCGAGAACGCCGTGGCGGCGCACCCCGACGTGCTCGAGGTCGCCGTCGTGGGACGCGCGGACGAGCGCTGGGGCGAGGTCCCGGTCGCCGTCGTCGCGCTGCGCGAGGGCGCGCCGGACCTCGAGGTCGAGGCGCTGCGGGCGTTCCTGCGCGACCGGCTAGCGTCGTACAAGCACCCGCGGGTGGTCGAGCGCGTCGAGCGGCTGCCGCGCAACGCCAGCGGCAAGGTCGTCAAGCCGCAGCTGCGGGCGCAGGTGGGGTCGTGA
- a CDS encoding CoA transferase, translated as MSGPLAGVRVVTIAVNVPGPVAAARLAALGAHVTKVEPPGGDPLAAFAGPGYDELRAGQEVVTLDLKTDDGRAALHGLLSSADLLLTSHRPAALARLGLSWSQLHAAHPRLVQIAIVGHPGEGADVPGHDLTYQAVNGLLGAEMPRVLLADLGGGDRAAIEALAALLERGADGPGTYREVALSQAAHDMARPRRWGLTQPGGLLAGGFPAYGVYACADGRVAVAALEPHFHRRLLEVLGVEDTRAALAAAFAGRTRAEWESWAAAHDLPLAALPD; from the coding sequence GTGAGCGGTCCGCTCGCCGGCGTCCGCGTCGTCACCATCGCCGTCAACGTGCCCGGGCCGGTGGCGGCGGCCCGGCTGGCCGCGCTCGGCGCCCACGTCACCAAGGTCGAGCCGCCGGGCGGCGACCCGCTGGCCGCGTTCGCCGGCCCGGGGTACGACGAGCTGCGCGCCGGGCAGGAGGTCGTCACCCTCGACCTCAAGACGGACGACGGCCGGGCGGCGCTGCACGGGCTGCTGTCGAGCGCGGACCTGCTGCTCACCTCGCACCGTCCCGCGGCGCTGGCCCGCCTCGGCCTGTCGTGGTCGCAGCTGCACGCGGCGCACCCGCGGTTGGTGCAGATCGCGATCGTCGGGCACCCGGGGGAGGGGGCCGACGTTCCCGGGCACGACCTCACCTACCAGGCCGTCAACGGGCTGCTGGGCGCCGAGATGCCGCGGGTCCTGCTGGCCGACCTCGGCGGCGGTGACCGGGCGGCCATCGAGGCCCTCGCCGCCCTGCTCGAGCGCGGCGCCGACGGGCCGGGGACCTACCGCGAGGTCGCGCTCAGCCAGGCCGCGCACGACATGGCGCGTCCGCGGCGCTGGGGCCTGACCCAGCCGGGCGGTCTGCTGGCCGGCGGGTTCCCGGCGTACGGCGTCTACGCGTGCGCCGACGGTCGGGTCGCCGTCGCGGCCCTCGAGCCGCACTTCCACCGGCGCCTGCTCGAGGTGCTCGGCGTCGAGGACACCCGCGCGGCTCTCGCCGCGGCGTTCGCGGGTCGGACCCGCGCCGAGTGGGAGTCCTGGGCCGCGGCGCACGACCTCCCCCTCGCCGCCCTCCCGGACTGA
- a CDS encoding aminotransferase class V-fold PLP-dependent enzyme codes for MREAFGERFDVPHGYLATASVGVPPQGAVRAVQAALDDWATGGARPPAYDEPVETARAAFAALTGYDAADVAIGGSASALLALVADAVPDGARVVTAVDEFTSATFPFAAHGDRGVRVLEVPLDELGAAAAGAEVVVVSVVQSLGGAQVDLAPLRAAAAGGTLVVLDVTQAAGWRPLDLGWVDAVVAGGYKWLLCPRGAAWLGTSARLRERMRPLAANWYAGGDERWSAIYGLPLRLSPDARRYDASPAWWCHVGAAVTLPWLASLDLAAVREHCVGLADATLAGLGLPPQGSAIISLDRPDALERLTDAGVVAAARGGRTRLAFHLYNDASDVDRVLSALR; via the coding sequence GTGCGTGAGGCCTTCGGTGAGCGGTTCGACGTCCCGCACGGGTACCTGGCGACGGCGAGCGTCGGGGTGCCGCCGCAGGGCGCCGTACGGGCGGTTCAGGCCGCCCTCGACGACTGGGCGACGGGGGGAGCACGACCGCCGGCGTACGACGAGCCCGTCGAGACCGCCCGGGCGGCCTTCGCCGCCCTCACGGGGTACGACGCCGCAGACGTCGCCATCGGCGGGTCCGCGTCGGCGCTGCTCGCGCTCGTGGCGGACGCCGTGCCCGACGGCGCGCGGGTCGTCACCGCCGTCGACGAGTTCACCAGCGCCACCTTCCCGTTCGCGGCGCACGGCGACCGCGGGGTGCGGGTGCTCGAGGTGCCGCTGGACGAGCTCGGAGCAGCGGCCGCCGGGGCCGAGGTGGTCGTCGTCAGCGTCGTGCAGTCGCTGGGCGGCGCCCAGGTCGACCTCGCGCCGCTGCGGGCGGCCGCGGCCGGTGGCACGCTCGTCGTGCTCGACGTGACCCAGGCCGCCGGCTGGCGACCGCTCGACCTCGGGTGGGTCGACGCCGTCGTGGCCGGCGGCTACAAGTGGCTGCTCTGCCCGCGCGGGGCGGCGTGGCTCGGGACGTCGGCGCGGCTGCGCGAGCGGATGCGCCCGCTCGCGGCGAACTGGTACGCCGGCGGCGACGAGCGGTGGTCGGCGATCTACGGGCTGCCGCTGCGCCTGTCCCCCGACGCGCGGCGGTACGACGCCTCCCCCGCCTGGTGGTGCCACGTCGGCGCCGCCGTCACGCTGCCCTGGCTCGCGTCCCTCGACCTCGCCGCCGTGCGCGAGCACTGCGTCGGCCTCGCCGACGCGACGCTCGCCGGTCTCGGGCTGCCACCCCAGGGATCGGCGATCATCAGCCTCGACCGGCCGGACGCGTTGGAGCGACTGACGGACGCCGGGGTCGTCGCCGCGGCTCGTGGTGGGCGGACCCGGCTCGCCTTCCACCTCTACAACGACGCGTCCGACGTCGACCGGGTGCTGTCGGCCCTGCGCTGA
- a CDS encoding LLM class flavin-dependent oxidoreductase, whose translation MQFGIFTVGDVTTDPTTGRTPTEHERIMSMVAIAKKAEEVGLDVVAVGQHHNPPFVAPGNPPVMLAAIAAKTQRLQLSTSTTLITTTDPVRIAEDYAMLQHLSGGRIDLTLGRGNTGPVYPWFGQDIRQGVPLAVENYALLRRLWREDVVDWEGHFRTPLQGFTSTPRPLDGIPPFVWHGSIRTPEIAEQAAYYGDGFFANHIFWPASHTQQMVDLYRRRFEHYGHGRADQAIVGLGGQVFMRRNSQDAVREFRPYFDSAPVYGHGPSLEEFTRQTPLTVGSPEQVIEKTLGFREYVGDYQRQLFLVDHAGLPLSTVLEQIELLGSEVVPVLRTELAARRPAGVPDNPPTHASMKAAVEAGETLPDNTPIVLAS comes from the coding sequence ATGCAGTTCGGGATCTTCACCGTCGGCGACGTGACGACCGACCCCACGACGGGTCGGACGCCGACCGAGCACGAGCGGATCATGTCGATGGTCGCGATCGCCAAGAAGGCCGAGGAGGTCGGTCTCGACGTCGTCGCGGTGGGGCAGCACCACAACCCGCCCTTCGTCGCGCCGGGCAACCCGCCGGTCATGCTCGCCGCCATCGCCGCAAAGACGCAGCGCCTGCAGCTGTCAACCTCGACGACGCTCATCACGACGACCGACCCGGTCCGCATCGCCGAGGACTACGCGATGCTCCAGCACCTGTCGGGCGGCCGGATCGACCTCACCCTGGGCCGCGGCAACACCGGCCCGGTCTACCCGTGGTTCGGCCAGGACATCCGCCAGGGCGTCCCGCTCGCGGTGGAGAACTACGCGCTGCTGCGCCGGCTGTGGCGCGAGGACGTCGTCGACTGGGAGGGCCACTTCCGCACGCCGCTGCAGGGCTTCACCTCGACGCCGCGCCCGCTCGACGGCATCCCGCCCTTCGTGTGGCACGGCTCGATCCGCACGCCGGAGATCGCCGAGCAGGCGGCCTACTACGGGGACGGGTTCTTCGCCAACCACATCTTCTGGCCCGCGTCGCACACGCAGCAGATGGTCGACCTCTACCGCCGCCGCTTCGAGCACTACGGCCACGGCCGCGCCGACCAGGCGATCGTGGGGCTCGGCGGCCAGGTCTTCATGCGCAGGAACAGCCAGGACGCGGTCCGCGAGTTCCGGCCCTACTTCGACAGCGCCCCGGTCTACGGGCACGGGCCGTCGCTCGAGGAGTTCACCCGGCAGACACCGCTCACGGTCGGCTCGCCCGAGCAGGTGATCGAGAAGACCCTCGGCTTCCGTGAGTACGTCGGCGACTACCAGCGCCAGCTGTTCCTCGTCGACCACGCGGGCCTGCCGCTGTCGACGGTGCTCGAGCAGATCGAGCTGCTCGGCTCCGAGGTCGTCCCCGTGCTCCGTACGGAGCTCGCCGCGCGGCGCCCGGCCGGCGTGCCCGACAACCCGCCCACCCACGCGTCGATGAAGGCGGCCGTCGAGGCGGGGGAGACCCTGCCCGACAACACCCCCATCGTCCTGGCCTCCTGA
- a CDS encoding cupin domain-containing protein: MDTPHGTPDGRALPPWAAPLGLRRHPEGGWYAETWRSEVEVPGGVTGLPGPRAAATAIHFLLLPGEESAWHRVRSAELWLLHRGALELSLGGVGARPAPERTDVLGPDLAAGQRLQLLVPAGHWQAARPLHGEPCLVSCVVAPGFDFADFELA; this comes from the coding sequence GTGGACACGCCTCACGGGACACCGGACGGGAGGGCGCTGCCGCCGTGGGCGGCGCCGCTGGGGTTGCGCCGCCACCCCGAGGGCGGCTGGTACGCCGAGACGTGGCGCAGCGAGGTCGAGGTCCCGGGCGGGGTGACCGGCCTGCCGGGGCCGAGGGCGGCGGCGACGGCCATCCACTTCCTGCTGCTGCCCGGCGAGGAGTCGGCCTGGCACCGGGTGCGCTCGGCCGAGCTGTGGCTGCTGCACCGCGGAGCGCTCGAGCTGAGCCTCGGCGGGGTCGGTGCTCGACCGGCCCCGGAGCGCACCGACGTGCTCGGTCCCGACCTCGCCGCCGGGCAGCGGCTGCAGCTGCTCGTCCCGGCCGGGCACTGGCAGGCGGCCCGGCCGCTGCACGGCGAGCCGTGCCTGGTCAGCTGCGTCGTCGCGCCCGGGTTCGACTTCGCCGACTTCGAGCTGGCCTGA
- a CDS encoding 3-hydroxyacyl-CoA dehydrogenase NAD-binding domain-containing protein — protein MGPQDTTERTSTIRWEQDADGVVVLTMDDPGASANTMNAAHLASFAATVQRLVEEKESITGVVLTSAKKTFFAGGNLTDLLRMPTGPEAAAASMERTAAIKRPMRDLETLGRPVVAAINGAALGGGLEIALACHHRVVADLRSTRIGFPEVTLGLLPGAGGVVRSVRLLGLLPALTGCLLQGQRLTPSAARELGLVDEVVPTVDDLLPAAKAWIAAHPDAAQPWDRPGYRLPGGAPGSPRVSGLISAAPATLRKQLGGAPYPAPRAILAAAVEGAGLDYATAHLVETRYFTSLLGSQIAKNMIRAMFFDLQTAAGRVKQYADPDAPPVRKVVVLGAGMMGAAIAYVAAKAGIEVVLKDVSQESAERGKGYSRRLVEKAVASGRSTEADGEALLARVTATADPQDAAGADLVIEAVFEDPSVKAAVYAEIEPVVAPDALLGSNTSTLPITGLAEHVTRPADFIGLHFFSPVDKMPLLEVIRGERTSDAALGRALAFAKQIGKTPIVVHDSRGFFTSRVIGTFTSEGLAMLGEGIAPASIEQASRQAGYPAPVLQLMDELTLTLPRKIRRETRAAVEAEGGTWTPHPADAVTDRMLDELDRPGRSSGRGFYEYDADGRRTGLWSGLEAFRPADGWRQIPFEDMQERMLFAEALETVKCLDEGVLESTTDANVGSILGIGFPGWTGGVARYLDQYPGGLAGFVARARELAERYGDRFTPPASLVERAESGGTYEEVA, from the coding sequence GTGGGCCCGCAGGACACCACGGAGCGGACCTCGACGATCCGGTGGGAGCAGGACGCCGACGGCGTCGTCGTGCTGACCATGGACGACCCCGGCGCCTCGGCCAACACGATGAACGCCGCGCACCTGGCGAGCTTCGCCGCCACGGTGCAGCGCCTCGTCGAGGAGAAGGAGTCGATCACCGGGGTCGTGCTCACCTCGGCCAAGAAGACGTTCTTCGCCGGCGGGAACCTCACCGACCTGCTGCGGATGCCGACCGGTCCGGAGGCCGCCGCCGCGTCGATGGAGCGCACGGCGGCGATCAAGCGGCCGATGCGCGACCTGGAGACCCTCGGTCGCCCCGTCGTGGCGGCGATCAACGGCGCCGCGCTCGGCGGCGGCCTCGAGATCGCCCTGGCCTGCCACCACCGCGTCGTCGCGGACCTGCGCTCGACGCGGATCGGGTTCCCGGAGGTCACCCTCGGGCTGCTGCCCGGCGCCGGCGGCGTCGTGCGCAGCGTCCGGCTGCTCGGGCTGCTGCCGGCCCTCACCGGCTGCCTGCTGCAGGGGCAGCGGCTCACCCCGTCCGCGGCCCGCGAGCTGGGCCTCGTCGACGAGGTCGTGCCCACCGTCGACGACCTGCTGCCGGCCGCCAAGGCGTGGATCGCCGCGCACCCGGACGCCGCTCAGCCGTGGGACCGGCCGGGTTACCGGCTTCCCGGTGGCGCCCCCGGCTCCCCGAGGGTCAGCGGCCTCATCTCCGCCGCGCCGGCGACGCTGCGCAAGCAGCTGGGCGGGGCGCCGTACCCCGCCCCGCGGGCCATCCTCGCCGCCGCCGTCGAGGGGGCGGGCCTGGACTACGCGACGGCCCACCTCGTCGAGACGCGGTACTTCACCTCGCTGCTCGGAAGCCAGATCGCCAAGAACATGATCCGGGCGATGTTCTTCGACCTGCAGACCGCCGCTGGGCGGGTCAAGCAGTACGCCGACCCGGACGCCCCACCCGTGCGGAAGGTCGTCGTCCTCGGCGCCGGGATGATGGGCGCCGCCATCGCGTACGTCGCCGCGAAGGCCGGGATCGAGGTCGTCCTCAAGGACGTGTCCCAGGAATCGGCCGAGCGCGGCAAGGGGTACTCGCGCCGGCTCGTCGAGAAGGCGGTCGCCTCCGGGCGCAGCACCGAGGCGGACGGCGAGGCGCTGCTCGCCCGGGTCACCGCGACCGCCGACCCGCAGGACGCCGCCGGGGCCGACCTCGTCATCGAGGCCGTCTTCGAGGACCCGTCGGTCAAGGCCGCCGTCTACGCCGAGATCGAGCCCGTCGTCGCGCCCGACGCGCTGCTGGGGTCGAACACCTCGACCCTGCCGATCACCGGGCTCGCCGAGCACGTCACCCGGCCCGCGGACTTCATCGGCCTGCACTTCTTCTCCCCGGTGGACAAGATGCCCCTGCTCGAGGTCATCCGCGGGGAGCGGACCTCCGACGCGGCCCTCGGGCGGGCGCTGGCCTTCGCCAAGCAGATCGGCAAGACGCCGATCGTCGTCCACGACTCGCGGGGCTTCTTCACCAGCCGGGTCATCGGCACCTTCACCAGCGAGGGCCTGGCCATGCTCGGCGAGGGCATCGCGCCCGCGTCGATCGAGCAGGCGAGCCGCCAGGCGGGCTACCCCGCCCCGGTGCTCCAGCTCATGGACGAGCTGACCCTCACGCTTCCCCGGAAGATCCGTCGTGAGACACGGGCGGCGGTCGAGGCCGAGGGCGGCACGTGGACGCCGCACCCCGCCGACGCCGTGACCGACCGGATGCTCGACGAGCTCGACCGTCCGGGCCGCAGCTCCGGCCGCGGGTTCTACGAGTACGACGCCGACGGGCGTCGTACCGGCCTGTGGTCCGGGCTCGAGGCGTTCCGCCCGGCCGACGGCTGGCGGCAGATCCCGTTCGAGGACATGCAGGAGCGGATGCTCTTCGCCGAGGCCCTCGAGACGGTCAAGTGCCTCGACGAGGGCGTGCTCGAGTCGACGACCGACGCCAACGTCGGCTCCATCCTGGGAATCGGCTTCCCGGGGTGGACGGGCGGGGTCGCGCGCTACCTCGACCAGTACCCGGGCGGTCTCGCCGGGTTCGTCGCGAGGGCCCGCGAGCTGGCCGAGAGGTACGGCGACCGGTTCACGCCGCCCGCGTCGCTCGTCGAGCGCGCCGAGTCCGGCGGCACCTACGAGGAGGTGGCGTGA
- the ureG gene encoding urease accessory protein UreG → MPDVVRAQEVSSRRALRLGVCGPVGTGKTSILALLCRELAGELSVAVVTNDIYTDEDARILRSAGVLAPERIRAVETGACPHTAIRDDVTANLLAVEDLEADFDPVDLVLVESGGDNLTATFSPALVDAQVFVLDVAGGGDVARKGGPGIARADLLVVNKTDLAPYVGVDVERMVADGSAARDGRPVVALSRTDPGSVAALVGWVRGQVRAHREGALVPQDPGPMAPHHHGDGVVHAHP, encoded by the coding sequence AGTATCATCGCGGAGGGCGTTGCGGCTGGGGGTGTGCGGACCGGTCGGCACCGGCAAGACCTCGATCCTCGCGCTGCTGTGCCGCGAGCTGGCCGGCGAGCTGTCGGTCGCCGTCGTCACCAACGACATCTACACCGACGAGGACGCCCGGATCCTGCGCAGCGCCGGGGTGCTCGCCCCCGAGCGGATCCGTGCCGTCGAGACCGGGGCCTGCCCGCACACCGCGATCCGCGATGACGTGACCGCCAACCTGCTCGCCGTCGAGGACCTCGAGGCCGACTTCGACCCGGTCGACCTCGTGCTCGTCGAGTCCGGTGGCGACAACCTCACCGCGACCTTCTCCCCCGCCCTCGTCGACGCGCAGGTGTTCGTCCTCGACGTCGCCGGCGGCGGGGACGTCGCCCGCAAGGGCGGCCCCGGGATCGCCCGCGCCGACCTGCTCGTCGTCAACAAGACCGACCTGGCGCCGTACGTCGGGGTCGACGTCGAGCGGATGGTGGCCGACGGGTCGGCCGCCCGAGACGGGCGACCGGTCGTCGCCCTGTCGCGGACCGACCCCGGGTCGGTCGCCGCGCTGGTCGGGTGGGTGCGCGGGCAGGTGCGGGCGCACCGCGAGGGGGCGCTCGTGCCGCAGGACCCCGGGCCGATGGCGCCGCACCACCACGGCGACGGCGTCGTGCACGCGCACCCGTGA
- a CDS encoding enoyl-CoA hydratase-related protein — protein MSHHLRVERDGAVLRLTIDHEARLNAVTGEAMRAVVDALDGVSTDEEVRVVVLAGAGRAFCSGADLTDISGEDADPAAIMAGAERLVSAVVHCAVPVVARVQGPAVGIGMSLALAADLAYVGPDGYLLQSFLSIGLMPDGGSTMLLAAAMGRARANEAVLLGRRIGATEAAAAGLVAGAAPSLDELDALVDGAVTHLVAAPRRAVELTKAALREATLGGLADALGREGTGQQELLRTPEFARAAEALLTRRAVRS, from the coding sequence GTGAGCCACCACCTGCGGGTCGAGCGGGACGGGGCGGTGCTGCGGCTGACCATCGACCACGAGGCCCGGCTCAACGCCGTCACCGGTGAGGCGATGCGCGCGGTCGTCGACGCCCTCGACGGGGTGTCGACGGACGAGGAGGTCCGCGTGGTCGTCCTCGCCGGAGCAGGTCGTGCGTTCTGCTCCGGGGCCGACCTCACCGACATCAGCGGCGAGGACGCCGACCCGGCGGCGATCATGGCCGGTGCCGAGCGGCTCGTCAGCGCCGTCGTCCACTGCGCCGTCCCCGTGGTGGCCCGCGTCCAGGGTCCCGCCGTGGGGATCGGCATGTCCTTGGCCCTGGCCGCCGACCTCGCGTACGTCGGCCCCGACGGCTACCTCCTGCAGTCGTTCCTCTCCATCGGGCTCATGCCCGACGGGGGCTCGACGATGCTGCTGGCCGCGGCGATGGGCCGCGCCCGCGCCAACGAGGCCGTCCTGCTCGGCCGTCGCATCGGCGCGACGGAGGCCGCCGCGGCCGGTCTGGTCGCCGGGGCCGCCCCGAGCCTCGACGAGCTCGACGCCCTCGTCGACGGCGCCGTCACGCACCTGGTCGCCGCGCCCCGGCGCGCGGTCGAGCTGACCAAGGCCGCCCTGCGCGAGGCCACCCTCGGCGGGCTGGCCGACGCCCTGGGCCGCGAGGGCACCGGCCAGCAGGAGCTCCTGCGCACCCCCGAGTTCGCGCGGGCCGCCGAGGCGTTGCTCACCCGTCGGGCGGTGCGGTCGTGA
- a CDS encoding urease accessory protein UreD, translated as MSTTRVVVTASAGRDAAVTVVTPGPTGRGHLGVRRLPTRAGVARLALVAEGALLLAGDDVGVELVVGAGARVEVVEPSGTVAYPMRGGRADWRVDLTVGDGATLRWRGLPFVVAEGADVDRSTSVRLAEGAVAVLREVLVLGRSGEPGGAIGGRLRVDGVAGPVLAEDLLLGPQRPSVGVVGGARVVDTLTVLGARAGAAPEGVTRLELEAEGTQLRWLGAATHESPLEGWAAPLAAQAAPA; from the coding sequence GTGAGCACGACCCGCGTCGTCGTCACGGCCTCGGCCGGGCGGGACGCGGCCGTGACGGTGGTGACGCCCGGCCCCACCGGTCGCGGGCACCTCGGGGTCCGGCGGCTGCCCACCCGCGCCGGGGTGGCCCGGCTCGCCCTCGTCGCCGAGGGCGCGCTGCTGCTGGCCGGCGACGACGTCGGCGTCGAGCTCGTCGTCGGCGCGGGCGCCCGGGTCGAGGTGGTCGAGCCGTCGGGGACGGTGGCCTACCCGATGCGCGGCGGGCGCGCGGACTGGCGGGTGGACCTCACCGTCGGGGACGGGGCTACCCTGCGCTGGCGGGGGCTGCCCTTCGTCGTCGCCGAGGGCGCGGACGTCGACCGCTCGACGTCGGTCCGGCTCGCGGAGGGGGCGGTGGCGGTCCTGCGCGAGGTCCTCGTCCTCGGGCGCAGCGGCGAGCCGGGCGGGGCGATCGGCGGCCGGCTGCGCGTGGACGGCGTCGCGGGCCCCGTGCTCGCCGAGGACCTGCTCCTCGGACCCCAACGGCCGTCGGTGGGGGTGGTCGGTGGGGCCCGCGTCGTCGACACCCTCACGGTGCTGGGCGCCCGGGCCGGGGCGGCCCCGGAAGGCGTCACCCGGCTCGAGCTCGAGGCCGAGGGCACGCAGCTGCGCTGGCTGGGCGCGGCGACCCACGAGAGCCCGCTCGAGGGCTGGGCGGCGCCGTTGGCTGCTCAGGCGGCCCCGGCCTGA